The Sphingobium aromaticiconvertens genome has a segment encoding these proteins:
- a CDS encoding glutamate--cysteine ligase translates to MSTRTESAGNDPVIESRDQLIAAFAKGEKPKERWRIGTEHEKFVYSRKDHHAPSYEEKGGIHTLLIGLTRYGWTPVFEGENIIALSGSDGTISLEPAGQLELSGAPLDNLHQTCAETGRHLEQVKYVGDMLGLGFLGLGMWPDKTRTDLPIMPKGRYDIMLRHMPRVGSLGLDMMLRTCTIQTNLDYGSEADMVQKFRTSLALQPLATALFANSPFTEGKPNGFLSYRSHIWSDTDPQRTGMLPFVFEDGFGYERYADYALDVPMYFVFREGKYIDASGLSFRDFLNGKLSVLPGEKPTEKDWEDHLSTAFPEVRLKSFLEMRGADGGPWGRICALPALWVGLLYDQGALDAAWDLVKDWSMDARQTLRDSVPKLGLDAPIGDGRTLRDIAGPVLDIARSGLSARARLNDAGDNETGYLADLDEVVASGKTHAERLLDRYHGEWNSDVSRVYDEESF, encoded by the coding sequence ATGAGCACTAGGACCGAATCAGCCGGAAACGATCCGGTCATCGAGAGCCGCGACCAGTTGATCGCCGCCTTTGCCAAGGGTGAAAAGCCCAAGGAGCGTTGGCGCATCGGCACCGAGCACGAGAAATTCGTCTATTCGCGCAAGGATCATCACGCCCCTTCCTATGAGGAAAAGGGCGGCATCCACACGCTGCTGATCGGCCTGACCCGTTATGGCTGGACGCCAGTGTTCGAGGGCGAGAATATCATCGCCCTGTCCGGCAGCGACGGCACCATCAGCCTGGAACCCGCCGGTCAACTGGAACTGTCGGGCGCACCGCTCGACAATCTGCACCAGACCTGCGCGGAAACCGGACGGCATCTGGAACAGGTCAAATATGTCGGCGACATGCTGGGTCTGGGTTTCCTGGGCCTGGGCATGTGGCCCGACAAGACCCGCACCGACCTGCCGATCATGCCCAAGGGCCGTTATGACATCATGTTGCGGCATATGCCGCGTGTGGGGTCGCTGGGCCTCGACATGATGTTGCGGACCTGCACGATCCAGACCAACCTCGACTATGGCAGCGAGGCGGACATGGTGCAGAAGTTCCGCACCTCCCTCGCGCTGCAACCGCTGGCGACGGCGCTGTTCGCCAATTCGCCCTTTACCGAAGGGAAGCCCAACGGCTTCCTTTCCTATCGCAGCCATATCTGGTCGGACACCGACCCGCAGCGCACGGGGATGTTGCCCTTCGTGTTCGAGGATGGCTTTGGCTATGAACGCTATGCCGACTATGCGCTGGACGTGCCGATGTATTTCGTGTTCCGAGAGGGCAAATATATCGACGCCTCCGGCCTGTCCTTCCGCGACTTTCTGAACGGCAAACTCTCTGTCCTGCCGGGTGAAAAGCCGACCGAAAAGGATTGGGAGGATCATCTCTCCACCGCCTTCCCCGAAGTGCGGCTAAAAAGCTTTCTGGAAATGCGCGGGGCCGATGGTGGGCCGTGGGGACGCATTTGCGCGCTGCCTGCCTTGTGGGTCGGCCTGCTCTACGATCAGGGCGCGCTCGATGCGGCGTGGGATCTGGTCAAGGACTGGTCGATGGATGCGCGCCAGACACTGCGCGATTCGGTGCCGAAACTGGGCCTCGACGCGCCGATCGGCGATGGCCGGACCTTGCGCGATATTGCCGGGCCAGTGCTGGACATCGCCCGTAGTGGCTTGTCAGCACGGGCGCGGCTCAACGATGCCGGGGATAATGAAACCGGCTATCTCGCGGATCTGGACGAGGTTGTGGCGTCAGGCAAGACCCATGCCGAGCGGCTACTGGACCGCTATCATGGCGAGTGGAACAGCGATGTGTCGCGCGTCTATGACGAGGAAAGCTTCTAG
- a CDS encoding 16S rRNA (uracil(1498)-N(3))-methyltransferase, giving the protein MTAIPAWPPQSAPRLYVATALGEGVSVQVDGNAAHYLISVMRVKADDIVLLFDGRSGEWAARARDIRKRDLMLDCVSQTKPPETVPDFWLCCAPIRKGRIDLIAEKACELGVAKLQPVLTRRAVVDKLNLDRLHTHLVEAAEQCGRTALPELGEMVKLDVLLRNWPADRHLFFADETGGVPIGQALGSHRGPAAFVIGPEGGFDPIEREAIRAHPCAVPVSLGPRILRAETAALAATAIWMGLNGDWNEDEL; this is encoded by the coding sequence ATGACCGCAATCCCCGCCTGGCCGCCACAAAGCGCCCCGCGCCTCTATGTCGCTACAGCGCTGGGCGAAGGTGTCTCCGTGCAGGTAGACGGCAATGCTGCCCATTATCTGATCAGCGTGATGCGGGTAAAGGCTGACGACATCGTGCTGCTGTTCGATGGACGGTCGGGCGAATGGGCCGCCCGCGCCCGCGACATTCGCAAGCGCGACCTTATGCTGGATTGCGTGAGCCAGACCAAGCCACCCGAAACGGTGCCCGATTTCTGGCTGTGCTGCGCCCCGATCCGCAAGGGACGCATCGACCTGATCGCGGAGAAAGCGTGCGAACTGGGTGTCGCCAAGCTGCAACCCGTGCTGACCCGACGCGCAGTGGTGGACAAGCTGAACCTCGATCGACTGCACACGCATCTGGTCGAAGCGGCCGAGCAATGCGGACGCACCGCGCTGCCCGAATTGGGGGAGATGGTGAAGCTGGACGTCCTGCTGCGAAACTGGCCCGCCGACCGCCACCTGTTCTTCGCCGACGAGACAGGGGGCGTGCCAATTGGACAGGCGCTTGGGAGCCATCGCGGGCCAGCCGCTTTCGTCATCGGGCCAGAGGGTGGTTTCGATCCGATCGAGCGCGAGGCGATCCGCGCTCATCCCTGCGCGGTGCCCGTTTCGCTGGGACCGCGCATCCTGCGCGCGGAGACGGCTGCGCTGGCTGCTACGGCCATCTGGATGGGGTTGAACGGTGACTGGAATGAGGACGAGCTTTAG
- a CDS encoding DUF1345 domain-containing protein has protein sequence MPSTPIFPWRYGMFLVLLALAAPLALWLPWHEAMMAGFDFAAVAFLIACAPLLRIDVAAMRRNAQRNDANRHMMLLLTAIVSLVILVAVGVATSQRQAPSPLVVALVLITLAIAWIFSNSVYAMHYAHIFYRAGAGGGDRRGLNFPDTAEPDYWDFVYFAFTLGMTFQTSDVDVTSRQVRKVVIFHCLAGFVFNLGILAFTINVLGY, from the coding sequence ATGCCGTCCACTCCCATTTTTCCCTGGCGCTATGGCATGTTCCTGGTGTTGCTCGCGCTTGCCGCGCCGCTCGCGCTGTGGCTGCCCTGGCATGAGGCGATGATGGCGGGGTTCGACTTTGCCGCGGTCGCCTTCCTCATCGCCTGTGCGCCGCTGTTGCGGATCGATGTGGCCGCCATGCGCCGCAACGCGCAGCGCAACGATGCCAATCGTCATATGATGCTGTTGCTCACCGCCATCGTGTCATTGGTCATTCTGGTGGCGGTGGGCGTCGCCACCAGCCAGCGGCAGGCGCCAAGCCCGCTGGTTGTGGCGCTGGTCCTGATAACATTGGCGATCGCCTGGATTTTTTCCAACAGCGTCTATGCGATGCACTATGCCCATATTTTCTACCGGGCCGGGGCGGGGGGCGGCGATCGTCGGGGGCTGAATTTCCCGGACACGGCCGAGCCCGACTATTGGGATTTTGTCTATTTCGCCTTCACTCTGGGCATGACCTTCCAGACGTCGGACGTCGACGTCACCAGCAGGCAGGTGCGTAAAGTGGTGATTTTCCATTGCCTGGCGGGGTTCGTCTTCAACCTTGGCATATTGGCGTTCACCATCAACGTGCTGGGCTATTAA
- a CDS encoding methyltransferase family protein, translating to MTRNSDPCPKSAVSHGVGFAGIAGLGLWTMVARHYGMDGVHAGFAAVVACGVPMVLWSLLVDKVHRNPSTGIDWSAPARPVRAILDISLVKIAGLWATWLAIAIFYCLARWYWQGNYRHSMDLFAWAAPGLLLLSIPYVIWLDRRLIDPKDASYAFGQWVIGGAAGQADRVQVAHHARAWAVKGFFLAFMVSIVPGNFASVIDWSLNRAIDNPVALAGFLIAIMFMIDVCMATVGYMLTFKPLDSHIRTANPFLSGWLAALICYPPFVLMGGGGPLDYHAGGAEWDVWTQGSTALQWVLGVVLVVLTALYAWATVAFGLRFSNLTHRGILTHGPYRWTRHPAYLSKNLFWWFSALPFLTVSHSVTDMVRNCAMLAATNAVYYWRARTEEKHLSTDPDYRAYSDWMERNGPIPRLLAWIIGRRREDAPQPAE from the coding sequence ATGACCCGTAACAGCGATCCCTGCCCGAAATCGGCCGTCAGCCATGGCGTCGGCTTTGCCGGCATAGCGGGCCTTGGCCTCTGGACGATGGTCGCGCGCCACTATGGCATGGATGGCGTCCATGCCGGGTTCGCCGCCGTGGTCGCCTGCGGCGTGCCGATGGTCCTCTGGTCGCTGTTGGTGGACAAGGTGCATCGCAATCCCTCGACCGGGATCGACTGGAGCGCGCCTGCGCGGCCTGTGCGCGCGATTCTCGACATCAGCCTCGTCAAGATTGCCGGGCTTTGGGCGACCTGGCTCGCCATCGCCATCTTCTATTGCCTCGCCCGCTGGTATTGGCAGGGCAATTATCGCCATTCCATGGACCTGTTCGCATGGGCCGCGCCGGGGCTGTTGCTGCTGTCCATACCCTATGTGATCTGGCTGGACCGGCGGCTGATCGACCCGAAGGACGCGAGCTATGCGTTCGGCCAGTGGGTGATCGGCGGCGCAGCGGGGCAGGCGGATCGGGTGCAGGTCGCCCACCATGCCCGCGCCTGGGCGGTGAAGGGCTTTTTCCTCGCTTTCATGGTGTCGATCGTGCCGGGCAATTTCGCCAGCGTCATCGATTGGTCCCTCAATCGCGCGATCGACAATCCGGTCGCGCTGGCCGGTTTTCTGATCGCGATCATGTTCATGATCGACGTGTGCATGGCGACGGTCGGCTATATGCTGACCTTCAAGCCACTGGATTCCCATATCCGCACCGCCAACCCCTTTCTGTCAGGATGGCTGGCAGCGCTGATCTGCTACCCGCCCTTCGTGCTGATGGGCGGCGGCGGACCGCTGGACTATCATGCGGGTGGGGCGGAATGGGATGTCTGGACCCAGGGGTCGACGGCGCTGCAATGGGTGCTGGGGGTGGTGCTGGTCGTACTAACAGCACTCTATGCCTGGGCGACGGTGGCTTTTGGACTGCGCTTTTCCAACCTCACCCATCGCGGTATCCTGACCCACGGTCCCTATCGCTGGACGCGGCACCCTGCCTATTTGTCGAAAAATCTCTTCTGGTGGTTTTCCGCGCTGCCATTCCTGACCGTCAGTCACAGCGTCACCGACATGGTCCGCAACTGCGCGATGCTGGCCGCGACCAACGCCGTCTATTATTGGCGCGCCCGGACCGAGGAGAAGCATCTGTCCACTGACCCGGATTATCGCGCCTATAGCGACTGGATGGAACGCAACGGCCCCATCCCGCGGCTGCTCGCGTGGATCATTGGCCGCCGACGCGAGGATGCGCCGCAACCGGCGGAATAG
- a CDS encoding DUF4169 family protein: MGDVINLRQARKQRDRASASRLAETNRAKFGRTKAERLALQAEAARQEKQIEGARRDNSGGREETPTEDR, translated from the coding sequence ATGGGCGACGTCATCAATCTGCGACAAGCGCGCAAGCAGCGCGACAGGGCGTCGGCATCGCGCCTTGCAGAGACGAATCGCGCGAAGTTCGGACGAACGAAAGCGGAGCGGCTGGCGCTGCAGGCGGAAGCCGCGCGACAGGAAAAGCAGATTGAAGGTGCGCGACGAGACAATTCGGGTGGGAGGGAAGAAACGCCGACTGAAGATCGGTAG
- a CDS encoding argininosuccinate synthase yields MSDTVNRIVLAFSGGLDTSVILKWLQQTYQCEVVTFTADLGQGEELEPARAKARLMGVKEEHIFIDDLREEFVKDYVFPMMRSNALYEGLYLLGTSIARPLIAKRQIEIAKMVGADAVSHGATGKGNDQVRFELGYYALSPDIKVIAPWREWDLTSRTKLIEFAEQNQIPIAKDKRGESPFSTDANMLHTSSEGKVLEDPWEEVPDYVYSRTVNPEDAPDAPEFITVDFERGDGVAINGVGMSPATLLETLNDYGRKHGIGRLDLVENRFVGMKSRGMYETPGGTIYHLAHRGIEQVTLDRGAAHLKDELAPRYAELIYNGFWFSPEREMLQAAIDHSQEKVTGTVRLKLYKGGVYIVGRKSPYSLYSEKVVTFEDDAGAYDQRDAAGFIKLNALRLRLLGRRDR; encoded by the coding sequence ATGTCAGACACTGTCAATCGCATCGTTCTCGCCTTCTCCGGCGGTCTCGATACCAGCGTGATCCTGAAATGGCTTCAGCAGACATACCAGTGCGAAGTCGTGACCTTCACGGCCGATCTGGGACAAGGCGAGGAACTGGAACCCGCACGGGCCAAGGCGCGGCTGATGGGCGTCAAGGAAGAGCATATCTTCATCGACGACCTGCGCGAAGAATTCGTGAAGGACTATGTCTTCCCGATGATGCGCTCCAACGCGCTATATGAGGGGCTGTATCTCCTTGGCACCTCGATCGCGCGTCCGCTGATCGCCAAGCGCCAGATCGAGATTGCGAAAATGGTCGGTGCCGATGCCGTCAGCCATGGCGCGACCGGCAAGGGTAACGATCAGGTCCGGTTCGAGCTGGGCTATTATGCCCTCTCGCCCGACATCAAGGTGATTGCGCCGTGGCGCGAATGGGATCTGACCAGCCGTACCAAGCTAATCGAGTTCGCCGAACAGAATCAGATCCCGATCGCCAAGGACAAGCGCGGCGAAAGTCCCTTCTCGACCGATGCCAACATGCTCCACACTTCGTCCGAGGGTAAGGTGCTGGAGGATCCGTGGGAAGAAGTCCCCGATTATGTCTATTCGCGCACGGTCAACCCGGAGGACGCGCCCGACGCGCCCGAATTCATCACTGTGGATTTCGAGCGTGGCGACGGCGTTGCCATCAACGGCGTCGGCATGTCGCCCGCAACCCTGCTCGAAACCCTGAACGATTATGGCCGCAAGCATGGCATTGGTCGCCTCGATCTGGTCGAGAACCGCTTCGTCGGCATGAAGTCGCGCGGCATGTATGAGACGCCGGGCGGCACCATCTATCACCTCGCCCATCGTGGGATCGAGCAAGTGACGCTCGACCGGGGCGCGGCGCATCTGAAGGACGAGCTGGCCCCGCGCTATGCCGAACTGATCTATAACGGTTTCTGGTTCTCGCCCGAGCGCGAGATGTTGCAGGCTGCGATCGACCATAGCCAGGAGAAGGTGACGGGTACCGTTCGCCTGAAGCTGTACAAGGGCGGCGTCTATATCGTCGGCCGCAAGTCGCCTTACTCGCTCTACAGCGAGAAGGTCGTGACGTTCGAGGATGATGCCGGCGCCTATGACCAGCGGGATGCTGCGGGCTTCATCAAGCTCAATGCCCTGCGGCTTCGTTTGCTGGGACGGCGTGATCGTTGA